In Candidatus Bandiella numerosa, one genomic interval encodes:
- a CDS encoding patatin-like phospholipase family protein has product MVYRVCSISGGGVRGIIPATIIKEMLNIAKNEGKEGKITDLCDYVIGTSIGGIIGAGLTVSENKLEPKFTPDEILNLLQSRATEIFPEDANYHQQIILSTTLTGIATVSATVIALKFLGLGMVSTVGVAGLIAASVFSATYKNVNVLDGFFAPKYSRDGIDKLLDENFGELRFSDTIIPFTTVSFSLEQDNPRVWSTFKAEKTIKDNLLIKDALGATSAAPTFFPHKVTNITIEGGREEIYYDVDGGIFANSPVNLGLAVLKKYASINIISRIEKEGITILSIGTGYFKGTEPFVPPTSFQESIFGYIFTGSLITKVMQAAERDSIVQARYVYKALRLDPKLEQNLMPMDKSSPVHIKSLSRAADDYIVEHSKIIEGYVKCMLEDNSCDELVTESTPNYSYELIY; this is encoded by the coding sequence AATAACTGATTTATGTGACTATGTTATTGGTACTTCAATTGGAGGTATAATAGGTGCTGGACTCACTGTTTCAGAAAATAAATTAGAGCCGAAATTTACACCAGATGAGATTTTAAATTTACTTCAAAGTAGAGCGACTGAAATTTTTCCCGAAGACGCAAACTATCATCAACAAATTATTCTATCAACAACCTTGACTGGTATAGCTACTGTTAGTGCTACGGTTATAGCATTGAAATTCTTAGGTTTAGGTATGGTATCTACTGTAGGTGTTGCTGGTTTGATAGCTGCATCAGTTTTTTCAGCTACTTATAAAAATGTTAACGTATTGGATGGTTTTTTTGCACCTAAATATAGTAGAGATGGAATAGATAAATTACTTGATGAAAATTTTGGGGAGTTAAGATTCAGTGATACAATTATACCATTTACAACTGTTTCATTTTCTCTTGAACAAGATAACCCGAGAGTTTGGTCTACATTTAAAGCAGAAAAAACAATAAAAGATAATTTATTAATTAAAGATGCTTTAGGAGCTACGAGTGCAGCGCCAACTTTTTTCCCACATAAAGTGACAAACATTACAATAGAAGGTGGTAGAGAGGAAATATATTATGATGTTGATGGAGGTATTTTTGCTAATTCACCTGTAAATTTGGGATTAGCGGTTCTAAAAAAATATGCCTCTATTAATATTATTTCAAGAATTGAGAAAGAAGGAATAACAATTTTATCAATAGGTACTGGATATTTCAAAGGTACAGAACCATTTGTACCACCTACATCTTTTCAAGAAAGTATATTTGGTTATATATTTACAGGTTCATTAATAACCAAGGTTATGCAAGCAGCTGAAAGAGATAGCATAGTGCAAGCACGTTACGTATATAAAGCATTACGATTAGATCCAAAACTGGAACAAAACTTAATGCCAATGGATAAATCAAGCCCTGTGCATATAAAAAGTCTAAGTCGTGCTGCAGATGATTATATAGTTGAGCATAGTAAAATTATTGAAGGGTATGTAAAGTGTATGCTTGAGGATAATTCATGTGATGAATTAGTTACAGAAAGTACCCCAAATTATTCCTATGAACTTATATATTAA